From the Limnochordia bacterium genome, the window CCTTTGGACAGGAACCGAATACCCAGTGTTGTCCAGTCTGCCTAGGACTTGGTGGCGCAACACCTGTGCTTAATCGAAAGGCGCTGGCCTATGCCATCATGGCTGGTTGCGCACTTAATTGCCAAATCCAAGATATTGCTAAGTTTGATCGCAAGTGTTATTTCTACCCGGATTTACCCAAGGCGTATCAGACCTCCCAGGATGATTTGCCTATAGCGGTAGGTGGGTATGTTGAATTTGAAGATGAAGAGGCGGGGCCTGTGCGGGTACGGATCAGGCAAGCCCATCTCGAAGAAGAAACCGGTAAATCCCTCCACGAAGGGGACAACATTCTGCAGGCACGTTCCTCGATGCTAGATTACAATCGGTGCGGGATTCCGCTTCTGGAGATCGTTACCGATCCGGATCTAGCAAGTCCTGCCCAGGCCCGGGAGTTTCTCGAGGCCCTAAAAAGCATCCTAGAGTATACAGGAGTCTCCGACTGTAAGATGGAGGAAGGAAGCCTTCGGTGTGATGCTAATATCTCCTTGCGTCCGAAGGGCTCCACAAAGTTTGGGGCCAAGGTTGAGATTAAGAACATGAATTCCTTTAGGGCAGTTCAGCGGGCCCTGGAGTATGAGGAAATAAGGCAACGGGAGCTGTTGGATGCTGGCGAGGAGATAGATGAGGAGACCCGGCACTGGGACGAAGGGGTGGGCAAGACGCTATCCATGCGTAAAAAGGAAGCCCCCGACTACCGTTTCATTCCTGAAGTGGAGATCCGTCCGGTGATTATTGATGCCAGCTGGGTAGAAACCTTAAGGGATAGCCTCCCGGAGCTGCCTAATGCACGCCGTCAGCGTTTCATCGCGGAGTACAGTCTGCCAAGCTATGATGCGGCGGTGCTTACCAATGATAAGTTCATGGCCGACTTCTTTGAAGAAGTGATTAAGGTATATGAGGAGCCGAAACAGGTCTCCAATTGGCTGATGGGCGAGGTACTTAGGCTCGTGCGGGATCAAAATACAGCCCTAGAGGGATCTTCTCTAACGCCCAAGGGGCTTGGGGAGCTATTGGCACTTCTATCGAAAGGGAAGATCAATGGGCCCCAGGCGAAAGAGATTCTAGCTGAGATGTTCTCCACCGGAGAAGACCCAAAGAGCATTGCCAAGAAACGGGGGTTTGAACAGATTTCCGATGATTCGGCTTTGCTTAGTGTCATTGACCAGGTGCTAGTTGAGCACCAAGATGCGGTGGAATCCTTTAAGTCCGGAAAGGATCGAGCCTTTGGATTTTTGATGGGCCAAATCATGGCCAAGACCAAGGGCAAGGCA encodes:
- the gatB gene encoding Asp-tRNA(Asn)/Glu-tRNA(Gln) amidotransferase subunit GatB — its product is MSKYETIIGLEIHVELKTDTKLFCGCATTFGQEPNTQCCPVCLGLGGATPVLNRKALAYAIMAGCALNCQIQDIAKFDRKCYFYPDLPKAYQTSQDDLPIAVGGYVEFEDEEAGPVRVRIRQAHLEEETGKSLHEGDNILQARSSMLDYNRCGIPLLEIVTDPDLASPAQAREFLEALKSILEYTGVSDCKMEEGSLRCDANISLRPKGSTKFGAKVEIKNMNSFRAVQRALEYEEIRQRELLDAGEEIDEETRHWDEGVGKTLSMRKKEAPDYRFIPEVEIRPVIIDASWVETLRDSLPELPNARRQRFIAEYSLPSYDAAVLTNDKFMADFFEEVIKVYEEPKQVSNWLMGEVLRLVRDQNTALEGSSLTPKGLGELLALLSKGKINGPQAKEILAEMFSTGEDPKSIAKKRGFEQISDDSALLSVIDQVLVEHQDAVESFKSGKDRAFGFLMGQIMAKTKGKADPRRTKDLLTEKLSQM